One Herbaspirillum rubrisubalbicans genomic window carries:
- a CDS encoding branched-chain amino acid ABC transporter permease, whose protein sequence is MNIYLLQIANGVGIGMLYFLLAVGLSIVFGLLRFVNFSHGAFFLLGAYLCFEVTDLGLSFWWSLLVAPLGVGLFAWVVERFVLRHVYALPHHFHILFTVGMALVIQEAVISTWGPLGNNVSPPDLLQGVVIWGSFVYPKYRLFVIGLTAVMALLLWWVLEGTRLGSIVRAGSESTEMVSLLGLNINRIFSLVFALGAATAGLAGALAAPIRGADPFMGVEALGIAFVVVVIGGLGSFWGALIGGILVGIVQSVMSTVWSEGAHLMIYVAMAAVMLLRPNGLLGRPGAA, encoded by the coding sequence ATGAACATCTATCTGCTGCAGATCGCCAATGGCGTAGGCATCGGTATGCTCTACTTCCTGCTGGCGGTGGGCCTGTCGATCGTCTTCGGCCTGCTGCGCTTCGTCAATTTCTCGCATGGCGCCTTCTTCCTGCTGGGCGCCTACCTGTGCTTCGAGGTCACCGACCTGGGCTTGAGCTTCTGGTGGTCCTTGCTGGTGGCACCACTGGGGGTGGGCCTGTTCGCCTGGGTGGTGGAGCGCTTTGTACTGCGCCATGTGTATGCCCTGCCGCATCATTTCCACATCCTCTTTACGGTGGGCATGGCGCTGGTGATCCAGGAAGCGGTGATCTCGACCTGGGGGCCGTTGGGCAACAATGTCTCGCCACCCGATCTGTTGCAAGGGGTGGTGATCTGGGGCAGCTTCGTCTATCCCAAGTACCGGCTCTTCGTGATCGGCCTGACGGCGGTGATGGCACTGCTGCTGTGGTGGGTGCTGGAAGGCACGCGCCTGGGCTCGATCGTGCGCGCCGGCTCGGAATCGACCGAAATGGTCAGCCTGCTGGGCCTGAACATCAACCGCATCTTCAGCCTGGTGTTCGCCCTGGGCGCGGCCACCGCCGGGCTTGCCGGAGCGCTGGCCGCGCCCATCCGCGGTGCCGATCCCTTCATGGGCGTGGAGGCGCTGGGGATTGCTTTCGTGGTGGTGGTCATCGGTGGGCTGGGCAGTTTCTGGGGCGCGCTCATCGGCGGCATCCTGGTCGGCATCGTGCAGAGTGTGATGAGCACCGTATGGTCCGAGGGCGCACACCTGATGATCTACGTGGCGATGGCGGCAGTCATGCTGCTGCGTCCCAACGGTCTGCTGGGTCGGCCCGGCGCGGCCTGA
- a CDS encoding aspartate aminotransferase family protein: MSSQDSSHPSSLSAYWMPFTANRNFKAAPRMLVSAEGMHYRDDAGNAILDGTAGLWCVPLGHAHPKIVSAVQKSVATLDYAPSFQLGHPSAFELAERLKAYTGNRFAHVFYTGSGSESVDTALKIALAYHRAKGNATRTRLIGRERGYHGVGFGGMSVGGIGGNRKTFSTALLPGVDHLPHTHNLEKNAFTKGEPEYGAHLADELERLVTLHDASNIAAVIVEPVAGSTGVLIPPKGYLKRLREICTKHGILLIFDEVITGFGRLGTPFASDYFDVEPDIFTTAKGLTNGVVPMGAVFVKKEIHDAFMNGPDGIELFHGYTYSGHPLACAAGLASLEVFQTEGVLDNAQAVADYFQEAAHALRGLPHVIDVRTIGLIAGIELASLPGRVGARAYDAFVRAFNDGILIRVTGDIIALSPPLIINKQQIDELFGKLAAILKTLA, from the coding sequence ATGTCCAGCCAAGACTCATCGCATCCCTCCAGCCTATCGGCCTACTGGATGCCCTTCACCGCCAACCGCAATTTCAAGGCCGCGCCGCGCATGTTGGTGTCGGCCGAAGGGATGCATTACCGCGACGATGCCGGCAATGCCATCCTGGACGGCACGGCCGGCCTGTGGTGCGTGCCGCTGGGCCACGCCCATCCCAAGATCGTGTCCGCCGTGCAGAAGTCGGTGGCCACGCTGGACTACGCACCCTCCTTCCAGTTGGGCCACCCGAGCGCCTTCGAACTGGCCGAGCGCTTGAAAGCCTATACCGGCAACCGCTTTGCGCACGTGTTCTATACCGGCTCCGGCTCGGAATCGGTGGATACTGCCCTCAAGATCGCCCTGGCCTACCACCGCGCCAAAGGCAACGCCACCCGCACCCGCCTGATCGGTCGCGAGCGCGGCTATCACGGCGTGGGCTTCGGCGGCATGTCGGTGGGCGGCATCGGCGGCAACCGCAAGACCTTCAGCACCGCGCTGCTGCCGGGCGTGGACCATCTGCCGCATACCCACAACCTGGAAAAGAACGCCTTCACCAAGGGCGAGCCAGAGTACGGCGCACACTTAGCCGATGAGCTGGAACGCCTGGTCACCCTGCACGACGCCTCCAACATCGCCGCGGTGATCGTGGAACCGGTGGCCGGCTCCACGGGCGTGCTGATCCCGCCCAAGGGCTACTTGAAGCGTCTGCGCGAAATCTGCACCAAGCACGGCATCCTCTTGATCTTCGATGAAGTCATCACCGGCTTCGGCCGCCTGGGGACGCCCTTTGCGTCGGACTACTTCGATGTCGAACCGGATATCTTCACCACCGCCAAGGGCTTGACCAATGGCGTGGTGCCGATGGGCGCCGTGTTCGTGAAGAAGGAAATCCACGATGCCTTCATGAACGGCCCGGACGGCATCGAGCTGTTCCACGGCTATACCTATTCCGGCCACCCGCTGGCCTGCGCGGCCGGCCTGGCTTCGCTGGAGGTGTTCCAGACCGAGGGCGTGCTGGACAATGCCCAAGCGGTGGCGGACTACTTCCAGGAAGCCGCGCACGCGCTGCGCGGCCTGCCGCACGTGATCGACGTGCGCACCATTGGCCTGATCGCCGGTATCGAACTGGCCTCCCTCCCCGGTCGCGTCGGCGCACGCGCCTATGACGCCTTCGTGCGTGCCTTCAATGACGGCATCCTGATCCGCGTGACCGGCGACATCATCGCGCTGTCGCCGCCGTTGATCATCAACAAGCAGCAGATCGACGAACTGTTCGGCAAGCTGGCGGCCATCCTCAAGACCCTGGCCTGA
- a CDS encoding DMT family transporter, producing MHKPFVIHSETGNRYWLLLKPVEWLLLLVAVIWGGSYSAAKLATTELPVLQFLVLRFGLTFLLLAPALRGITSVASWKSSLAGASLLGAILLAIFVCETFGVTQTTASNAAFLISLCVVFTPLCEWLFLGERPDRAALMACGLSFLGAALLAFQGGGDLSQLTLGDGLMVLAAVLRGVMVCLTRRQSLRFKLPALTLTAVQMGVMTVGSLMLMTLAPGTGWTAVPATPSFWWAMAFLVLFCTILAFFVQNYAAARTSPSRVALLMGSEPLWGALIAVIWMKEHMSLQGWIGGLLIVSSTWLVLRPGRRSP from the coding sequence ATGCATAAGCCCTTCGTCATACACTCTGAAACCGGGAACAGATATTGGCTGCTCCTCAAACCCGTCGAATGGCTGCTGCTCCTGGTCGCCGTAATCTGGGGCGGAAGCTATAGCGCCGCCAAGCTGGCCACGACCGAGCTACCCGTATTGCAGTTTCTTGTACTGCGTTTCGGTTTGACGTTTCTCTTGCTGGCACCCGCATTGCGCGGCATCACTTCAGTGGCGTCATGGAAAAGCTCACTGGCAGGCGCCAGCTTGCTGGGCGCCATTCTGCTGGCCATTTTTGTCTGCGAGACCTTCGGGGTAACGCAGACGACAGCCTCCAACGCCGCCTTCCTGATCAGTCTATGCGTGGTCTTCACGCCATTGTGCGAATGGCTTTTCCTGGGAGAGCGCCCGGACCGGGCAGCGCTGATGGCCTGTGGCTTGTCGTTTCTCGGCGCGGCATTACTGGCATTTCAGGGAGGCGGCGACCTTTCGCAATTGACGTTGGGCGACGGTTTGATGGTGCTGGCGGCCGTCCTGCGCGGGGTGATGGTCTGCCTGACACGCCGCCAAAGCCTGCGCTTCAAATTGCCCGCGCTCACCCTGACCGCTGTCCAGATGGGCGTCATGACCGTTGGCTCGCTCATGCTCATGACCCTCGCGCCCGGTACAGGCTGGACGGCGGTGCCGGCCACGCCGTCGTTCTGGTGGGCCATGGCCTTTCTTGTCTTGTTCTGTACGATCCTTGCCTTCTTCGTCCAGAACTATGCTGCGGCACGCACAAGTCCGTCACGCGTGGCCTTGCTGATGGGTAGCGAGCCACTTTGGGGTGCGCTCATCGCCGTCATCTGGATGAAGGAGCATATGTCCTTGCAGGGTTGGATAGGCGGCTTGCTGATCGTGAGCTCCACATGGCTGGTGTTGCGTCCTGGGCGTCGGTCACCTTAG
- a CDS encoding ABC transporter ATP-binding protein: MILQVQDVHGYYGKSHILQGVSLQVDAGEVVTLLGRNGAGKTTTLKSIVGVVPPAQGQVLFEGKVISGLPSYQIAARGVCLVPEHRGIFKLLTVEENLTMAARKESAWGLEEIYAIFPRLKERRKNGGGQLSGGEQQMLAIARALMTHPRVLMLDEPVEGLAPVIVDEIVAQIKQIKSTGMSIILVEQNLEVCTQLADRHYIVEQGRIVYSGSNAQFLADEGVKDRYLGVNLAA, translated from the coding sequence ATGATCCTGCAAGTACAAGACGTTCACGGCTACTATGGCAAGAGCCACATCCTGCAGGGCGTATCGCTGCAGGTCGATGCGGGCGAGGTGGTGACACTGTTGGGGCGCAATGGCGCAGGCAAGACCACCACCTTGAAGAGCATCGTCGGGGTGGTGCCGCCGGCGCAGGGACAGGTGCTGTTCGAGGGCAAGGTCATCAGTGGCCTGCCCTCCTACCAAATAGCGGCGCGCGGCGTGTGCCTGGTGCCGGAGCATCGCGGCATCTTCAAGTTGCTCACCGTGGAAGAGAACCTGACCATGGCCGCGCGCAAGGAATCGGCGTGGGGACTGGAAGAGATCTATGCCATCTTCCCGCGCCTGAAGGAGCGTCGCAAGAATGGCGGTGGCCAGCTCTCCGGTGGCGAGCAACAGATGCTGGCCATTGCGCGCGCACTGATGACGCATCCGCGCGTGCTGATGCTGGACGAACCGGTGGAAGGACTGGCGCCGGTGATCGTCGATGAGATCGTGGCGCAGATCAAGCAGATCAAGAGCACCGGGATGTCCATCATCCTGGTGGAACAGAACCTGGAAGTGTGTACCCAATTGGCGGACCGGCACTACATCGTGGAACAGGGGCGCATCGTCTATAGCGGCAGCAATGCCCAGTTCCTGGCTGATGAGGGGGTGAAGGACCGTTATCTGGGTGTGAATCTGGCGGCCTGA
- a CDS encoding ABC transporter substrate-binding protein has protein sequence MISRRNFLKLSALAAPGALTYHDVLAQAESIAFGCPVPMSGPFAANGKFADMGMKLALQKYGKVLGKSTSYVTLDTEGKPATAVRKMQETIEKGTRFFAGGILSGEALAMGKEADKAGAVFITTAGADEITGSDCNRATFRWSVPTFGAIEQTVRPLLEKLPNAKRWYTITPQYVFGEGLLSAAKNIFKEKGIEHVGNSYHSLTEKEFSGYLTNAIAAKPDVLLLLNFGSQSSDTLRQAVSFGMKNNCTILMAWASGLEQFEALGADICDGVYFGAQYWHGIDSPFNKEFVKLVNDNLKIDPNYSLAGSYICTKIILDAIIKANSTDPKAVIAAMEGMKYEGLTGTEEIRKGDHQVIKNYYLLKGKAKAKMANKNDYADIVSSGKSFLALEKTQCKL, from the coding sequence ATGATCAGCCGTCGCAATTTCCTGAAACTGTCTGCACTGGCCGCACCTGGCGCACTGACCTATCACGATGTATTGGCCCAGGCCGAGAGCATCGCCTTCGGCTGTCCGGTGCCGATGTCCGGCCCCTTTGCCGCCAATGGCAAATTCGCCGACATGGGCATGAAGCTGGCCCTGCAGAAATACGGCAAGGTGCTCGGCAAGAGCACCAGCTATGTCACCCTCGACACCGAAGGCAAGCCGGCCACCGCCGTACGCAAGATGCAGGAAACCATCGAGAAGGGCACGCGCTTCTTTGCCGGTGGCATCCTCTCCGGCGAAGCACTGGCCATGGGCAAGGAAGCCGACAAGGCTGGCGCCGTCTTCATCACCACCGCCGGCGCCGATGAAATCACCGGCAGCGATTGCAACCGCGCTACCTTCCGCTGGTCGGTGCCGACCTTTGGCGCCATTGAACAGACCGTGCGCCCGCTCTTGGAAAAGCTGCCCAATGCCAAGCGCTGGTACACCATCACGCCGCAATACGTATTCGGCGAAGGCCTGCTGTCGGCGGCCAAGAACATCTTCAAGGAAAAGGGCATCGAGCACGTAGGCAACAGCTACCACTCGCTGACCGAAAAGGAGTTCTCCGGCTACCTCACCAATGCCATCGCCGCCAAGCCGGACGTGCTGCTATTGCTGAACTTCGGTTCACAATCCTCGGACACCTTGCGCCAGGCGGTCAGCTTCGGTATGAAGAACAATTGCACCATCCTCATGGCCTGGGCCTCTGGGCTGGAACAGTTCGAGGCGCTGGGTGCGGATATCTGCGATGGCGTCTACTTCGGCGCGCAATACTGGCACGGCATCGACTCGCCCTTCAACAAGGAATTCGTCAAGCTGGTCAACGACAACCTGAAGATCGATCCCAACTACAGCCTGGCCGGCTCCTACATCTGTACCAAGATCATCCTGGACGCCATCATCAAGGCCAACAGCACCGACCCCAAGGCGGTGATCGCGGCCATGGAAGGCATGAAGTACGAAGGCCTGACCGGTACCGAGGAAATCCGCAAGGGCGATCACCAGGTCATCAAGAACTATTACCTGCTCAAGGGCAAGGCCAAGGCGAAGATGGCCAACAAGAATGACTATGCGGACATCGTCTCTTCCGGCAAGTCGTTCCTGGCGCTGGAGAAGACGCAGTGCAAGCTGTGA
- a CDS encoding ABC transporter ATP-binding protein, with the protein MSRPILQAVNVTKRYGKFTAVNGITLDIEAGTVHSVIGPNGAGKTTLFHTLTGTTPITEGSILVEGEEVAHLPGNRRVQKGLARSFQVTSLFPNLSVRENLRLAAQGRAPLAALNPWKRAEQFTSACALADELLVRLSLQAVAGRACAELSHGQQRRLEVGMAMAGRPKVIFLDEPTSGMGIDDIAEMKQLIHGLRRDYTVVLIEHNMDIVMDISDRITVMQLGQILAQGKPAEIRSDERVRRAYLGSMITGGKA; encoded by the coding sequence ATGAGCCGTCCCATCCTGCAAGCGGTGAACGTGACCAAGCGTTATGGCAAGTTCACCGCCGTCAATGGCATCACGCTCGATATCGAGGCCGGCACCGTGCATTCGGTGATCGGCCCCAATGGCGCGGGCAAGACTACCCTGTTCCATACGCTGACCGGGACCACGCCCATCACCGAAGGCAGCATCCTGGTCGAAGGCGAAGAGGTGGCCCATCTGCCCGGCAATCGCCGGGTGCAGAAAGGTCTGGCGCGCTCCTTCCAGGTGACCAGCCTGTTCCCCAACCTGAGCGTACGCGAGAACCTGCGCCTGGCGGCGCAAGGCCGCGCTCCACTGGCGGCACTGAACCCGTGGAAACGTGCGGAACAATTCACATCCGCCTGTGCGCTGGCCGATGAGCTGCTGGTGCGCCTGTCTCTGCAGGCGGTGGCGGGGCGCGCCTGTGCAGAACTTTCACATGGCCAGCAACGCCGGCTGGAAGTGGGCATGGCCATGGCCGGGCGGCCCAAGGTGATCTTCCTGGATGAGCCGACCTCGGGCATGGGCATCGACGACATCGCGGAGATGAAGCAGCTCATCCACGGGTTGCGGCGCGACTACACGGTGGTGCTGATCGAACACAACATGGATATCGTGATGGATATCTCGGACCGCATCACGGTGATGCAGCTGGGCCAGATCCTGGCCCAGGGCAAGCCGGCCGAGATCCGCAGTGACGAACGCGTGCGCCGGGCCTATCTCGGCAGCATGATCACCGGAGGCAAAGCATGA
- a CDS encoding branched-chain amino acid ABC transporter permease has translation MKQIAHFRYTLLAAAVALLLPLLLPSGTLATEVLVFALAALGCNLLLGYTGLMSFGQGIFFGVGSYTTGVVLLQWKLALLPALALAALGGALVALLVGWFSIRQRGTYFVMLTLAFAQMFYFLAYTMKDVTGGDNGLLDIPRPPLSLFGLTLLPTTSSWQYYAVVAILFVLVFWLLQRVVDSVLGKTLLAVRENEARASALGYDVRLLKLAAFVISGAVTGLAGGLHAMMTGVAPLSNIEYHTSEAILVMTVIGGTGNLFASVLGASFYVLVGNWLSTLWPRWLMLLGLLLIAVSLYMQKGLFGLAMKIIDAVRGSKEDPAQSATVTKEKHS, from the coding sequence ATGAAACAGATTGCGCATTTCCGTTACACCCTGCTGGCGGCCGCCGTGGCTCTGCTGTTGCCGTTGCTGCTGCCCTCGGGCACGCTGGCCACCGAAGTACTGGTGTTTGCGCTGGCCGCGCTGGGCTGCAACCTGCTGCTGGGCTATACCGGGCTGATGTCCTTCGGCCAGGGCATCTTCTTTGGGGTGGGCAGCTATACCACCGGCGTGGTGCTGCTGCAGTGGAAGCTGGCGCTGCTGCCCGCACTGGCCCTGGCGGCGCTGGGTGGCGCACTGGTGGCGCTACTGGTGGGTTGGTTCTCGATCCGCCAGCGCGGCACCTACTTCGTCATGCTCACGCTGGCCTTTGCCCAGATGTTTTACTTCCTGGCCTATACGATGAAGGACGTCACCGGCGGCGACAACGGCTTGCTGGATATTCCGCGACCGCCGCTGTCGCTGTTCGGGCTGACGCTGCTGCCCACCACGTCTTCCTGGCAGTACTACGCGGTGGTGGCCATCTTGTTCGTGCTGGTGTTCTGGCTGCTGCAACGGGTGGTCGATTCGGTGCTGGGCAAGACGCTCTTGGCCGTGCGCGAAAACGAAGCGCGTGCCTCGGCACTGGGCTATGACGTGCGGCTGCTCAAGCTGGCCGCCTTCGTCATCTCGGGTGCGGTGACGGGTCTGGCAGGTGGACTGCACGCGATGATGACCGGCGTGGCCCCGCTGTCGAACATCGAATACCACACCAGCGAGGCGATTCTCGTGATGACCGTCATCGGCGGCACCGGCAACCTGTTTGCCTCGGTGCTGGGCGCGAGCTTCTACGTGCTGGTGGGCAACTGGCTCTCCACGCTGTGGCCGCGCTGGCTGATGCTGCTGGGGCTGCTGTTGATCGCGGTCAGTCTCTACATGCAGAAGGGCTTGTTCGGCCTCGCGATGAAGATCATCGACGCCGTACGCGGCAGCAAGGAAGACCCGGCACAGAGCGCCACCGTGACCAAGGAGAAGCACTCATGA
- a CDS encoding CoA-acylating methylmalonate-semialdehyde dehydrogenase has product MEKIAHYIGGQRVDTKSGRYADVFNPAQGVPVAQVALGTSDEVDAAVKAGVAAFPAWSNTPPLTRARVLFRFLHLIQQRADDFARIIVREHGKTFSDAQGEVARGIEIVEFAAGIPQMLKGEYTDQIARGIDAWSMRQALGVVAGITPFNFPAMVPMWMFPIAIACGNCFVLKPSERDPSAALLIADLLQEAGLPDGVFNVVQGDKVTVDALLDHPQVKAISFVGSTPIAEYIYARGSAKGKRVQALGGAKNHMVVMPDADMQLAVDALMGAAYGSAGERCMAISVAVAVGSAGDELVAALAERARALKINEGMAAGAEMGPVVTAAAKERIEGLIGRGVEEGATLVVDGRGYQVPGFEKGFFVGGTLLDHVTPEMTVYKEEIFGPVLCVLRCPDIASAVELINAHEYGNGVAVYTRDGGVAREFVRQIEVGMVGVNVPLPVPMAFSSFGGWKRSLFGDHHMYGPEGVRFYTRAKAVMQRWPNTASAGAEFAFPQMK; this is encoded by the coding sequence ATGGAAAAGATTGCACACTACATCGGCGGCCAGCGCGTCGATACCAAGAGCGGACGTTACGCCGATGTCTTCAACCCGGCGCAAGGCGTGCCGGTGGCGCAAGTGGCGCTGGGTACGAGCGACGAAGTCGATGCCGCGGTGAAGGCCGGCGTGGCCGCCTTCCCGGCCTGGTCCAACACCCCGCCGCTCACGCGCGCGCGAGTGCTGTTTCGCTTCCTGCACCTGATCCAGCAACGGGCCGATGACTTTGCCCGCATCATCGTGCGCGAGCATGGCAAGACCTTCTCGGACGCCCAGGGCGAAGTGGCGCGCGGCATCGAGATCGTCGAGTTCGCCGCCGGTATTCCGCAGATGCTCAAGGGTGAATACACCGACCAGATCGCCCGCGGCATCGACGCCTGGTCGATGCGCCAGGCTCTGGGCGTGGTGGCCGGCATCACGCCGTTCAACTTCCCGGCGATGGTGCCGATGTGGATGTTCCCCATCGCCATTGCCTGTGGCAACTGCTTTGTGTTGAAGCCTTCCGAGCGCGACCCTTCGGCTGCGCTCCTGATCGCCGATCTGTTGCAGGAGGCCGGTCTGCCCGATGGCGTCTTCAACGTGGTACAGGGTGACAAGGTGACCGTGGACGCTCTGCTGGATCACCCGCAGGTGAAAGCCATCAGCTTCGTCGGCTCGACCCCGATTGCCGAATACATCTACGCCCGTGGCTCGGCCAAGGGCAAGCGCGTGCAAGCCCTGGGCGGCGCCAAGAACCACATGGTGGTGATGCCCGACGCCGACATGCAGCTGGCCGTGGATGCCTTGATGGGCGCGGCCTACGGCTCGGCTGGCGAGCGTTGCATGGCGATCTCGGTGGCGGTGGCCGTGGGCAGCGCCGGTGATGAACTGGTCGCGGCCCTGGCCGAACGCGCCCGCGCGCTGAAGATCAACGAAGGCATGGCGGCCGGGGCCGAGATGGGACCGGTGGTCACCGCCGCCGCCAAGGAGCGCATCGAAGGCTTGATCGGCCGTGGCGTCGAGGAAGGCGCGACGCTGGTGGTGGATGGCCGCGGCTACCAGGTGCCCGGCTTCGAGAAAGGCTTCTTCGTTGGCGGTACTTTGCTCGATCACGTCACGCCGGAAATGACGGTGTACAAGGAAGAAATCTTTGGCCCGGTACTGTGCGTGCTGCGCTGCCCGGACATCGCCAGCGCGGTGGAACTGATCAACGCGCATGAATATGGCAATGGTGTGGCGGTCTATACCCGCGATGGCGGCGTGGCGCGCGAATTCGTGCGCCAGATCGAAGTAGGCATGGTGGGGGTGAATGTGCCGCTGCCGGTGCCGATGGCCTTCAGCAGCTTCGGCGGCTGGAAGCGCAGCCTGTTCGGCGACCATCACATGTACGGGCCGGAAGGCGTACGCTTCTATACCCGGGCCAAGGCAGTGATGCAGCGCTGGCCCAATACGGCCAGTGCCGGTGCGGAATTCGCTTTCCCGCAGATGAAATAA
- a CDS encoding PLP-dependent aminotransferase family protein: MAKPARAPLQLDLQRNTSARLVEQVADGLAGLIEAGELRSGERLPSVRQFAHSHAIGASTVVEAYEQLVARGMLLARRGAGFFVAARAGQSGPRAVFVPPEPVIDSAWLLSEMFADERVPIKAGCGWLPGKWLNDEGLHQAERRIIRSPGAQQVGYGHPYGYAPLRQLITQFLGHWSLELGIEQVLTTHGATQALDLVIRTMTQPGDTVLIDDPGYCNLIAMLRLAALNVIGVPRTPGGVDTDVLETLARTHRPKMFFTTSVLQNPTGTSYTPACAMRVLQAAERHGFWVVEDDIFRELGQATDPMLAALDGLQRVIYVGSYSKTIAPSLRVGYIACQRELARQIVHTKMVLTLTNSEINERLVHNVLTEGHHRRHVQTLNATLLNAQATLNAKLTEVGLTPFTAARGGMFSWATIEGCELSAREIADRARQKGIWLAPGDFFHLSAPHKTSFRFNVGYADVPELFDFLRGL, from the coding sequence ATGGCCAAGCCGGCACGCGCACCGCTGCAACTGGACCTGCAACGCAACACCTCGGCCCGCCTGGTAGAACAGGTCGCCGACGGCCTGGCCGGCCTGATCGAAGCCGGTGAACTGCGCTCGGGCGAACGCCTGCCTTCGGTGCGCCAGTTCGCCCACAGCCACGCCATCGGCGCCTCCACCGTGGTGGAAGCCTATGAACAACTGGTGGCGCGTGGCATGTTGCTGGCGCGGCGCGGGGCGGGCTTCTTCGTTGCTGCCCGGGCCGGGCAATCGGGACCGCGTGCGGTCTTCGTGCCGCCCGAACCGGTGATCGACTCAGCCTGGCTGCTCTCGGAAATGTTTGCCGATGAGCGCGTCCCCATCAAGGCCGGCTGCGGCTGGTTGCCTGGCAAGTGGCTCAACGACGAAGGCCTGCACCAGGCCGAGCGCCGCATCATCCGCTCGCCCGGCGCGCAGCAGGTCGGCTATGGCCACCCCTACGGCTATGCCCCGCTGCGCCAGTTGATCACGCAATTCCTTGGCCACTGGTCGCTGGAACTGGGCATCGAGCAGGTGCTGACCACCCACGGCGCCACCCAGGCGCTGGACCTGGTGATCCGCACCATGACCCAGCCCGGCGACACGGTCCTCATCGACGATCCCGGCTACTGCAATCTGATCGCCATGCTGCGCCTGGCGGCCTTGAACGTGATCGGCGTGCCGCGCACCCCGGGCGGGGTCGATACCGATGTGCTGGAAACACTGGCGCGCACGCACCGCCCCAAGATGTTCTTCACCACCAGCGTCTTGCAGAACCCCACGGGCACGTCCTACACCCCGGCCTGTGCCATGCGCGTGCTGCAGGCGGCCGAGCGGCATGGCTTCTGGGTAGTGGAAGATGACATCTTCCGCGAACTCGGCCAGGCCACCGACCCCATGCTGGCCGCGCTGGATGGCTTGCAGCGGGTGATCTACGTGGGCAGCTATTCCAAGACCATCGCGCCCTCGCTACGGGTGGGCTATATCGCCTGCCAGCGTGAACTGGCGCGGCAGATCGTGCATACCAAGATGGTGTTGACGCTCACCAATTCCGAGATCAACGAGCGCCTGGTGCATAACGTGTTGACCGAAGGCCATCACCGACGCCATGTGCAGACCCTCAACGCCACCTTGCTCAATGCCCAGGCGACCTTGAATGCCAAGCTTACCGAGGTCGGGCTGACGCCCTTTACGGCGGCGCGCGGCGGCATGTTCAGCTGGGCGACCATCGAAGGGTGCGAGTTGTCGGCACGCGAGATTGCAGACCGCGCCCGGCAGAAGGGGATCTGGCTGGCGCCGGGGGATTTCTTTCATCTGTCGGCGCCGCACAAGACCAGTTTCCGCTTCAATGTGGGGTATGCGGATGTGCCGGAGTTGTTTGATTTTTTGCGGGGGTTGTAG